Proteins from a genomic interval of Quercus lobata isolate SW786 chromosome 11, ValleyOak3.0 Primary Assembly, whole genome shotgun sequence:
- the LOC115966493 gene encoding uncharacterized protein LOC115966493: protein MADRFLPPDYQQELFRQYQDYRQGTRIVKKYMEEFDRLANHNDLEETKEQWIFKFVHVLQVSILDQVSLQTLYTLNEALTLSKKIEYQHLRVGSKFSNRNSESSSSTANKGKQPMFTPRSQPVVRENSGVNQSIVAVVGSAAQSIANANHYSRPTRNKCYRCGEPGHQSSTCPKRVIVNLVVAKEGEVEGEQEGEEVYNDADRVEYGDQRNEIFQARCTVSKKVCDLIIDSGSVENIASKSLVTKLGLKTEKHPAPYKISWIKKAMETLVTQQCRITFSMVKCYIHEVVCDVVEMDACHLILGRPWQYDVDTTHRCKDNVYVFFKNDRKIVLDPIEEGSIPKTSKVEWKPTLLIVNNEDEFDRECKGLKQVYVVVVTDGEPKKVVAIPEVIQALIKECEVLFPKELHVDELLSKGQIRESMSPCAVPALLTWSKCYTKLDLKSRYHQIQIQPGDKWKIAFKTKEGLYEWMIMPFGLSNAPSTFTRLINQANELYINLKKYNFLTDKLLFLGYVVSADGIHVDEDKVRAVREWPTPKTVSDVRSFHGLAIFYRRIVRDFSSIVAPIIECDAFVGLIASKSCTRLMRILVIFGIIRELHGGGLSGHIGRDKTIAQVEERYLKMSHFIACKKTSDAPRVANLFFKDVVRLYGVPKSITSDWDTKFISRFWQTLWKHFDTSLNYSSTSHP, encoded by the exons ATGGCAGATCGGTTCTTACCACCAGATTACCAGCAGGAGTTGTTCAGACAGTACCAGGATTACAGGCAGGGTACTCGGATAGTTAAAAAGTACATGGAAGAGTTTGACAGGTTGGCGAATCACAATGATTTGGAGGAAACTAAAGAACAATGGATATTCAAATTTGTACATGTGTTGCAAGTTTCCATCCTAGATCAGGTATCCCTACAAACCCTGTATACTTTGAATGAGGCTTTAACCTTATCCAAGAAAATAGAATATCAGCATCTCAGGGTAGGTTCGAAGTTTTCCAACCGCAATTCGGAGTCCTCTAGTTCCACTGCCAATAAAGGTAAACAACCCATGTTTACACCACGATCACAACCTGTGGTTAGGGAGAATAGCGGTGTCAACCAATCCATAGTGGCAGTAGTAGGTTCCGCAGCCCAGTCGATAGCGAATGCCAACCATTATTCTAGGCCAACTAGGAATAAGTGTTATAGGTGTGGAGAACCAGGACATCAATCTAGTACTTGTCCTAAGCGAGTTATAGTGAATCTGGTGGTGGCAAAAGAGGGTGAGGTAGAAGGTGAACAGGAGGGTGAAGAGGTGTATAATGATGCTGATCG GGTGGAATATGGTGATCAGCGAAATGAGATCTTCCAAGCACGATGCACCGTCAGTAAGAAGGTCTGTGATTTGATCATTGACAGTGGCAGTGTAGAGAACATTGCGTCGAAGAGTTTGGTTACCAAACTGGGACTGAAAACAGAAAAGCACCCCGCTCCGTACAAGATAAGTTGGATCAAGAAAGCTATGGAAACTCTTGTTACTCAACAATGCCGTATTACTTTTTCTATGGTTAAATGTTATATACATGAAGTAGTTTGTGATGTTGTTGAAATGGATGCATGTCATTTAATACTGGGTAGACCTTGGCAGTATGATGTGGATACTACTCATAGGTGTAAGGAtaatgtgtatgtgttttttaagaatgacAGAAAAATTGTCCTTGATCCTATTGAGGAAGGCAGCATACCCAAAACTTCTAAAGTGGAGTGGAAGCCAACACTCCTCATAGTGAACAATGAAGATGAGTTTGATAGGGAGTGTAAGGGGTTGAAACAGGTATATGTTGTAGTGGTGACAGATGGCGAGCCAAAGAAGGTTGTTGCAATACCTGAGGTAATTCAAGCATTAATCAAGGAGTGTGAAGTTCTTTTTCCAAAAGAGCTGCAT GTGGATGAGCTTCTGAGCAAGGGGCAGATCAGGGAGAGTATGAGTCCATGTGCAGTACCAGCCTTGTTAACATGGTCCAAGTGTTACACCAAGCTGGATCTCAAGAGTAGGTATCACCAGATTCAGATCCAACCTGGAGATAAGTGGAAGATAGCTTTTAAGACAAAGGAGGGGCTGTATGAGTGGATGATAATGCCTTTCGGATTGTCCAATGCTCCCAGCACTTTCACGAGACTTATtaatcaa GCCAATGAGTTGTATATCAACTTGAAGAAGTACAACTTCTTGACTGATAAGTTACTGTTTTTAGGGTATGTGGTCAGTGCGGATGGGATTCATGTTGATGAGGACAAGGTCCGTGCAGTCAGAGAATGGCCAACCCCAAAGACAGTGAGTGATGTGCGAAGCTTCCATGGGCTAGCAATCTTCTATCGGAGGATTGTTAGAGATTTCAGTAGCATAGTAGCCCCTATCATTGAGTGTGATGCATTTGTG GGTTTAATTGCCTCAAAGAGCTGTACGAGACTGATGAGGATTTTGGTGATATTTGGG ATTATTAGGGAGCTACATGGTGGAGGTTTAAGTGGACATATTGGCAGAGACAAGACTATAGCACAGGTGGAAGAGAG GTACTTGAAGATGTCCCATTTCATAGCATGCAAGAAGACTTCAGATGCTCCTCGAGTGGCCAATCTGTTCTTTAAGGACGTTGTGCGTTTGTATGGAGTGCCAAAGTCCATCACCTCTGATTGGGATACCAAGTTCATTAGTCGCTTCTGGCAGACTTTGTGGAAGCATTTTGACACTTCCTTGAATTACAGCAGCACTAGTCATCCTTAG